A window of the Yersinia rochesterensis genome harbors these coding sequences:
- the nrdI gene encoding class Ib ribonucleoside-diphosphate reductase assembly flavoprotein NrdI, whose translation MNPLVYFSSSSENTHRFVGKLALPAIRIPIAGAREKLRVEQPYILLVPSYGGGSPVGAVPIQVIRFLNDPHNRSLIRGVIAAGNTNFGDAYCLAGKIISQKCQVPYLYRFELLGTAEDVANVRKGVTEFWQRQN comes from the coding sequence ATGAATCCGTTGGTGTATTTTTCCAGCTCGTCGGAGAACACCCACCGTTTTGTCGGAAAGTTGGCACTCCCGGCAATACGCATTCCCATTGCGGGGGCGCGGGAAAAGTTACGGGTGGAGCAGCCCTATATCTTGTTGGTACCCAGTTATGGCGGTGGCAGCCCGGTCGGGGCGGTGCCTATTCAGGTCATTAGATTTCTGAATGATCCCCATAACCGCTCATTAATTCGCGGTGTTATTGCTGCGGGTAACACTAATTTTGGCGACGCCTATTGCCTGGCGGGGAAAATTATCTCCCAAAAATGTCAGGTTCCTTATCTGTATCGTTTTGAACTACTGGGTACAGCAGAAGATGTGGCAAACGTTCGCAAGGGAGTAACTGAATTTTGGCAACGACAAAACTGA
- a CDS encoding redoxin NrdH: protein MIIIIYSKPDCVQCNATYRALDKQGITYQVVDLTEDQQALDHVKSLGYQQVPVIVAGDEHWSGFRPDKINALVQAVGA, encoded by the coding sequence ATGATCATTATTATTTATAGTAAACCCGATTGTGTCCAGTGCAATGCCACTTATCGTGCATTGGATAAACAAGGAATTACTTATCAAGTTGTTGATTTAACTGAAGATCAACAAGCTTTAGACCATGTGAAATCTTTGGGTTATCAACAGGTTCCCGTGATTGTCGCAGGTGATGAGCATTGGTCTGGCTTCCGCCCAGACAAAATAAATGCATTGGTTCAGGCGGTCGGTGCCTGA
- a CDS encoding carboxymuconolactone decarboxylase family protein: MVEQRLYFSELSPVTYKALVSASMSLDKSSLPKTLIELIFMRVSQINGCAFCLDMHGKFLRDHGFDNAKMDVIAGWRLSNLFSETERAALDWAEAVTHITTSGTPDSTFNALKAHFSDAQISDLTFAISIMNAFNRLAVSLRQ; this comes from the coding sequence ATGGTTGAACAACGTCTTTATTTTTCCGAACTCTCGCCAGTCACCTACAAAGCGCTGGTCAGCGCCTCTATGTCACTCGATAAAAGTTCGTTGCCAAAAACGCTGATTGAATTGATTTTTATGCGAGTATCACAAATTAATGGCTGTGCATTTTGCCTGGATATGCATGGCAAGTTCTTGCGCGATCATGGTTTCGACAACGCCAAAATGGATGTCATCGCTGGCTGGCGGCTCAGTAATCTGTTTAGTGAAACTGAGCGCGCGGCATTGGATTGGGCGGAAGCAGTGACTCACATCACCACCAGCGGCACACCTGACAGCACATTTAATGCTTTAAAAGCGCATTTTTCTGATGCCCAAATTTCTGACTTAACTTTCGCTATCAGCATTATGAATGCTTTTAATCGATTAGCCGTTAGCCTGCGCCAGTAA
- a CDS encoding PLP-dependent aminotransferase family protein — translation MMKAFSHLFKLDRQHKEPVYRQIYQRIKDAIVQGTLLPDTRLPSVRVLASEVGVARGTVENAYAQLIAEGFLQSRGQGGTYVSAQLLDAPLLPLNMVEQCEQPIVVNHSLSADRMMARPFQLGLPALDAFPRAQWGRLMSKQLHNLTATSLGHPPAAGLPALREAIAHYLQLSRGFSCQAEQVFICSGYQSLLDLVVNTVLKPGDRGWLENPGYPATQQLIREAGLLPHPVNVDSDGMDVMAAINDCPNARFAIITPAHQSPLGVALSLARRIALLEWAEQQQSWIVEDDYDSEFRYQGRPLPPLKSLDRHGRVLYAGTFSKVMFPALRLAYLVVPPEQVAVFNHRCQLRSCASPPLIQASVAEFIHQGHFYRHLKRMRHLYAERREMLAASLMRQLAGVIDVEQQAGGIQLLARLDRRFSDSMVAARAQRQGLAIEAVSDWALERNSRVDNALLMGFTNFISEAEVDKQVANLAKVILAGA, via the coding sequence ATGATGAAAGCATTTTCACATCTGTTTAAGCTGGATCGCCAACATAAAGAACCCGTATATCGTCAGATTTATCAGCGGATTAAAGATGCAATAGTTCAGGGCACACTGCTGCCAGATACGCGCTTGCCCTCAGTGAGAGTGCTGGCCAGCGAGGTGGGCGTGGCGCGGGGAACAGTGGAAAATGCCTATGCACAATTAATTGCCGAAGGCTTTTTACAAAGCCGTGGGCAGGGGGGGACTTATGTTTCCGCTCAATTACTCGATGCTCCTCTACTTCCCCTAAATATGGTTGAACAATGCGAGCAACCGATTGTGGTTAATCATTCTTTATCCGCCGACCGTATGATGGCGCGGCCCTTCCAACTGGGGCTACCGGCGCTGGATGCTTTCCCACGGGCGCAATGGGGGCGGCTGATGAGCAAACAGTTGCATAACCTGACCGCCACCTCTCTCGGACACCCTCCCGCGGCCGGATTACCGGCTTTACGTGAGGCAATCGCCCATTATTTGCAGTTATCTCGAGGATTTAGCTGCCAAGCTGAACAGGTATTTATTTGTTCGGGTTATCAGTCATTGCTGGATCTTGTGGTCAATACGGTATTGAAACCGGGCGATCGCGGTTGGCTGGAGAACCCCGGATATCCCGCCACTCAGCAATTGATCCGCGAGGCTGGGCTTCTTCCGCACCCGGTCAATGTCGACAGTGATGGCATGGATGTGATGGCCGCAATCAATGATTGCCCAAATGCACGCTTCGCTATCATCACTCCGGCGCATCAAAGCCCACTGGGTGTGGCGCTCAGTTTAGCGCGGCGTATTGCTCTGCTGGAGTGGGCAGAGCAACAGCAATCTTGGATAGTTGAGGATGACTATGACAGTGAGTTTCGCTATCAGGGGCGGCCACTTCCTCCATTGAAAAGCCTGGATAGACACGGGAGAGTGCTTTACGCCGGTACATTCAGTAAGGTGATGTTTCCTGCGCTAAGGCTGGCCTACCTAGTGGTGCCACCTGAGCAGGTGGCTGTTTTTAATCACCGCTGCCAATTGCGCAGCTGTGCCAGCCCGCCACTGATACAGGCCAGTGTGGCGGAGTTTATTCATCAGGGGCACTTTTACCGCCATCTTAAACGTATGCGCCATTTGTATGCTGAGCGCCGTGAAATGCTGGCAGCTAGTCTAATGCGCCAATTGGCGGGGGTTATAGATGTTGAACAACAGGCGGGCGGAATTCAATTGTTGGCTCGGCTGGATCGGCGTTTTTCCGACAGCATGGTTGCTGCGCGCGCACAGCGCCAAGGGTTGGCGATTGAAGCCGTGTCAGACTGGGCATTGGAAAGAAACAGCCGGGTGGATAATGCACTGCTGATGGGGTTTACCAATTTTATTTCTGAAGCTGAGGTCGACAAACAGGTCGCTAACTTGGCGAAAGTGATTTTAGCGGGAGCATAA
- a CDS encoding DUF883 family protein: MFRKSEKVERDLDQDVTLLADTLDDVLRSSSDKTKEELTKVRHNAEGVLRDARARFSGSTSLKQRARDVAGNADSYVHNKPWQGVGIGAAIGLVLGVLLTRR; encoded by the coding sequence ATGTTCAGGAAATCAGAAAAAGTGGAAAGAGATCTCGATCAGGACGTTACCCTTCTGGCGGATACTCTCGACGATGTTTTGCGCTCATCAAGTGACAAAACAAAAGAGGAACTTACTAAGGTGCGCCACAATGCTGAAGGGGTCTTACGCGATGCCCGAGCGCGTTTCAGCGGCTCGACCAGTTTGAAGCAACGTGCGCGTGATGTTGCCGGTAATGCCGATAGTTATGTACATAATAAACCTTGGCAAGGTGTCGGTATTGGTGCTGCTATAGGCCTGGTACTGGGTGTGCTGCTGACTCGCCGCTGA
- the asr gene encoding acid resistance repetitive basic protein Asr: MKKVLALIVAATMGLSSVAFAAETTAAATAAPAATSTTAAAPVAEKAAPAKATHHKKHKATKQTTEQKAQAAKKHEKKAPAQKAQAAKKHHKAAKKSVTAPAA, encoded by the coding sequence ATGAAAAAAGTATTAGCGCTGATCGTTGCTGCAACCATGGGTCTGTCTTCTGTTGCTTTCGCTGCCGAAACAACTGCGGCCGCTACAGCAGCACCAGCTGCAACCAGCACCACTGCTGCTGCTCCAGTTGCAGAAAAAGCTGCACCAGCTAAAGCAACTCATCACAAAAAACACAAAGCAACTAAACAAACTACCGAGCAAAAAGCACAAGCAGCTAAGAAACACGAGAAAAAAGCACCAGCTCAAAAAGCACAAGCCGCTAAAAAACACCATAAAGCCGCTAAAAAATCAGTAACTGCGCCAGCTGCATAA
- a CDS encoding DUF2002 family protein translates to MYLRPDEVARVLESAGFMRDYTVDQAYGYRKAEHYVYVNREARMGRTALIIHPAKKEKSLLFATPTATLRISEKYPEFPLYLAGETEDRYGIAHGFSSREMLLRYLNSMFP, encoded by the coding sequence ATGTATTTGCGGCCAGATGAAGTGGCTAGAGTCCTGGAGAGTGCTGGCTTTATGCGGGATTATACGGTTGATCAGGCTTACGGTTATCGGAAAGCGGAGCATTACGTTTATGTCAACCGAGAAGCCCGCATGGGCAGGACAGCATTAATTATCCACCCAGCGAAAAAAGAGAAAAGTTTGTTGTTTGCCACACCCACGGCAACACTTCGTATCAGTGAGAAGTATCCCGAGTTTCCGCTTTATCTTGCTGGGGAAACCGAAGATCGCTACGGTATTGCCCACGGTTTTAGCTCAAGAGAAATGTTATTGCGCTACCTGAACAGTATGTTCCCGTAA
- a CDS encoding DUF1198 domain-containing protein: protein MTWIIIAVLIVVFIVGYRVMTSDTRKAVDTLANLLKIKPIYIESMLQEMGQRQTQMFIRSTSNGYAEDVRKAAYLVFIYQTFIKDPSDENVMQWRNTLVRSHISPMLTAEHTEAALFYFAELDLDAFELAQFRRNYNLQFNQEADAVLH from the coding sequence ATGACGTGGATAATTATTGCTGTTTTAATCGTGGTTTTTATTGTGGGTTATCGTGTAATGACCTCAGATACTCGCAAAGCCGTGGATACGCTGGCTAATTTACTGAAGATAAAACCAATTTATATTGAATCAATGCTGCAAGAAATGGGGCAGCGTCAAACACAAATGTTTATTCGCTCCACCAGCAATGGTTATGCCGAAGATGTCAGAAAGGCGGCTTATCTGGTCTTTATCTACCAAACCTTTATCAAAGACCCTTCCGACGAAAATGTGATGCAATGGCGAAATACGCTGGTTCGCTCGCATATCTCCCCCATGCTAACAGCCGAACATACTGAAGCGGCTTTGTTCTATTTTGCTGAGTTGGATTTGGATGCCTTTGAATTAGCGCAATTTCGCCGCAATTATAATCTGCAATTTAACCAAGAAGCCGACGCCGTGCTGCATTAA
- a CDS encoding MbeD/MobD family mobilization/exclusion protein, with product MIMREIETKFLNAMSELQSTFEKQHQTWQASYNALQHELEQSKARETALRAKNDMLLRKLNTANTLPEQHSLVRQIKMLGAHLDALAKDAAAFNHHLNNQQKNSDNFSGNNQ from the coding sequence ATGATAATGCGTGAGATTGAAACCAAGTTTCTTAATGCAATGAGTGAGTTGCAGTCAACTTTTGAAAAGCAACATCAGACATGGCAGGCAAGTTACAACGCGCTGCAACATGAGCTGGAGCAGTCAAAAGCGCGGGAAACAGCATTGCGTGCTAAAAATGACATGCTACTGAGAAAGCTTAACACCGCGAATACCTTGCCCGAGCAACATTCTCTGGTCAGGCAGATCAAAATGCTGGGTGCTCACCTGGATGCGCTAGCGAAAGATGCCGCCGCGTTTAACCACCATCTGAATAATCAGCAGAAAAATAGTGATAATTTCAGTGGCAATAATCAGTAA
- the cspE gene encoding transcription antiterminator/RNA stability regulator CspE, producing MSTKMTGLVKWFDAGKGFGFISPADGSKDVFVHFSAIQGTDYKTLDEGQNVEFSIEQGQKGPSAVNVIAL from the coding sequence ATGTCTACTAAAATGACTGGTTTAGTAAAATGGTTTGATGCAGGTAAAGGTTTTGGTTTTATTTCTCCAGCAGACGGCAGCAAAGATGTATTCGTACATTTCTCTGCAATCCAAGGTACTGATTACAAAACTCTTGATGAAGGCCAGAACGTAGAGTTCAGCATCGAGCAAGGCCAGAAAGGCCCTTCAGCTGTAAACGTAATCGCACTGTAA
- the ftrA gene encoding transcriptional regulator FtrA, whose amino-acid sequence MNHLASHGVKQDPGLVATLAYDGLCLFEFGIAQEIFGLARPEFDFPWYQHQVVGVDKHISTANGRLHIQVDAGIALLEQAKTIVIPGWRSPDAHPSPALIDALQQAFARGARIISICSGVFVLAAAGLLRDKSATTHWRYTDYLAQHYPDIRVDANVLYVDEGQIITSAGSSAGIDACLHLITRDFGTQIANQVARRLVMAPQRRGGQQQFIPTPVVKETHRDMAKLMEKVRESLDENWSINQMAAQLALSERTFLRHFYLATGQTPKVWLQHERMHRAKELLERDQINIAGIAEHCGFQTIEGFRNAFRQIVGITPAVYRRQFKYSE is encoded by the coding sequence ATGAATCATTTAGCTTCCCATGGTGTGAAACAAGATCCCGGTCTGGTCGCGACCTTGGCTTATGATGGACTGTGCTTGTTTGAGTTCGGTATTGCGCAGGAAATATTCGGTCTGGCTCGCCCAGAATTTGATTTCCCTTGGTATCAGCATCAAGTGGTTGGTGTCGATAAACATATTTCCACGGCCAATGGTCGTTTACACATTCAAGTTGATGCCGGGATAGCCTTGCTGGAACAGGCTAAAACCATTGTGATCCCCGGCTGGCGCAGCCCTGACGCCCATCCTTCACCGGCGCTAATTGATGCATTACAGCAAGCGTTCGCACGCGGCGCACGTATTATTTCTATCTGTTCCGGTGTTTTTGTGCTGGCAGCGGCGGGGTTATTACGCGATAAAAGCGCCACTACACATTGGCGCTACACCGACTATCTGGCGCAGCATTATCCCGATATTCGTGTCGATGCGAATGTACTGTATGTCGATGAAGGACAAATTATTACCTCGGCAGGTAGCAGCGCCGGTATCGACGCCTGCTTACATCTGATCACCCGTGACTTTGGTACCCAAATCGCCAATCAGGTGGCTCGGCGGTTAGTGATGGCCCCGCAACGCCGGGGGGGACAACAGCAATTTATTCCCACGCCGGTCGTCAAAGAAACTCACCGCGATATGGCGAAATTGATGGAGAAAGTACGCGAAAGTCTGGATGAAAATTGGTCAATTAATCAGATGGCGGCACAGTTGGCGCTCAGTGAAAGAACCTTTTTACGGCATTTTTATCTGGCAACCGGCCAAACCCCTAAAGTTTGGTTACAACACGAGAGAATGCATAGAGCGAAGGAATTATTGGAAAGGGATCAAATCAATATTGCAGGTATCGCCGAACATTGTGGATTTCAGACTATTGAAGGTTTTAGAAATGCATTTCGCCAAATAGTGGGGATCACACCCGCAGTATATCGGCGGCAGTTTAAATATTCGGAATAA
- a CDS encoding rhodanese-like domain-containing protein has product MSSLVSQTPPASPDRALQHFSQRLVFETDCSDVYTSQQQGTVDFVLVDVRNEAAFASAHVPGAINIPHRLMDATLLSHYPIETLFVIYCAGPHCNGVHRAAVKLSQYGYRVKEMIGGVTGWRDEGLSLNDLADKIGDTASCGCHL; this is encoded by the coding sequence ATGAGCAGCTTAGTGAGCCAGACTCCCCCGGCCTCTCCTGACCGGGCATTGCAGCACTTTTCTCAGCGTTTGGTATTTGAAACTGATTGCTCGGATGTATACACCAGCCAGCAACAGGGGACAGTGGACTTTGTTTTGGTCGATGTGCGCAATGAGGCCGCATTTGCATCGGCACATGTGCCGGGCGCTATCAATATTCCCCACCGATTAATGGATGCAACTTTGCTTTCTCATTATCCAATAGAAACTTTATTTGTCATTTATTGCGCCGGGCCACATTGCAACGGTGTTCACCGTGCGGCGGTCAAACTTAGCCAATATGGTTATAGGGTTAAAGAGATGATCGGCGGGGTGACGGGATGGCGCGATGAGGGGCTATCTTTGAATGATTTGGCTGATAAAATCGGTGATACAGCTAGCTGTGGTTGCCATCTTTGA
- a CDS encoding ABC transporter substrate-binding protein — MSKRLWLRNTLLTAALLSAFSVPVSATTHTLQLAIGDEPTEGFDPMLGWSHGSYLLLHSPLLKQNEDLSWNSFLLNDYKTSNDGKTWTLTLKPDLKFSDGSPLTAKDVVFTYNNAAASGGKVDMGNFLGAEEIDPVNVRIQLKAPQSTFVNVLGSLGIVSADKYDAKTYAQKPIGAGPYRLVSFQPGQQMIVEANPYYSGNKNDFDKLIFVFLDEDSAFAAAQSGQLGVVRIPPSMAVGPVNNMKLWVRPSVENRGIVFPTLPAGKKDAQGYPIGNDVTADVAIRRAINYTINRQLLADQIMEGHAIPAYTGVQGLPWNNPDSAIKDGDIETAKQILEQAGWTLNSAGIREKNGVPAKITLWYTSGDTTRRDLAQAIRSMLKPIGIEVDLKSGSWETVERNMHANPTLFGWGSLDPMELYHHYSSKAAGVEYYNPGYYQNPVVDKHLQQALDAPTWQQAVPFWQQVDWDGTTGTGIRGDAAWAWLLNIQHTYLANKCVDLGKGAPEIHGSWSLLNSLDSWKWTCQ, encoded by the coding sequence ATGTCTAAACGTCTATGGCTCCGAAATACCTTGCTGACAGCCGCTTTATTAAGTGCTTTTTCTGTTCCAGTGAGTGCCACAACTCACACACTACAATTGGCTATCGGTGATGAGCCGACCGAAGGTTTTGACCCCATGCTCGGCTGGAGCCATGGGAGTTATCTGCTGCTGCATAGCCCTTTACTCAAACAAAATGAAGATCTCAGCTGGAATAGTTTTTTGCTGAATGACTATAAAACCAGCAATGACGGCAAAACCTGGACTCTGACACTTAAACCTGACCTCAAATTCTCCGACGGTTCACCTCTGACAGCCAAAGATGTGGTGTTTACTTACAACAATGCGGCGGCCAGCGGCGGCAAAGTTGATATGGGTAACTTCCTTGGCGCAGAAGAAATTGACCCTGTTAATGTTCGTATTCAACTGAAAGCGCCACAAAGCACTTTTGTGAATGTTTTGGGTTCACTGGGTATTGTTTCAGCGGATAAATACGACGCAAAAACCTATGCACAAAAGCCTATTGGTGCTGGCCCCTACCGCCTAGTGAGCTTCCAGCCGGGCCAACAAATGATTGTCGAAGCGAACCCTTACTATTCGGGTAATAAAAATGATTTCGATAAGCTAATTTTTGTTTTCCTTGATGAAGACAGTGCTTTTGCAGCAGCCCAAAGTGGGCAGTTAGGTGTCGTCCGTATTCCTCCATCCATGGCGGTTGGCCCGGTTAATAATATGAAGTTATGGGTCAGGCCAAGTGTAGAAAACCGCGGCATCGTATTCCCGACCCTTCCGGCAGGTAAAAAGGATGCACAGGGTTACCCGATTGGGAATGATGTCACTGCGGATGTCGCGATTCGCCGTGCCATTAACTATACCATCAACCGCCAACTGTTGGCCGACCAAATCATGGAGGGTCATGCAATCCCCGCCTATACCGGCGTGCAGGGTTTGCCATGGAATAATCCGGATTCTGCCATCAAAGATGGTGATATTGAAACAGCCAAACAGATATTGGAGCAAGCTGGTTGGACGCTAAACAGTGCGGGTATCAGAGAGAAAAATGGCGTCCCGGCCAAAATCACACTTTGGTATACCAGCGGGGACACCACTCGCCGCGACTTAGCGCAGGCGATACGTTCCATGCTCAAACCTATCGGTATTGAGGTTGATTTGAAATCCGGTAGTTGGGAAACCGTAGAGCGGAATATGCATGCCAATCCTACCCTGTTTGGTTGGGGAAGCCTCGACCCGATGGAGCTTTATCATCATTACAGCAGCAAAGCGGCGGGTGTGGAATATTATAATCCTGGCTACTATCAGAACCCGGTAGTGGATAAACATCTGCAACAAGCGCTGGATGCCCCAACCTGGCAGCAAGCCGTGCCGTTCTGGCAACAAGTGGATTGGGATGGGACGACCGGTACCGGTATTCGTGGCG